AAGTTTTTCAAGTAAATGTAGCGCGGACAGACTTACAATCACTCTACAAATTAGGACTATTTGAAAAAGTAGACATTGCTCTAACTGGTGATGCTACAAAAGCTAATGTCACCTACGATTTAACAGAAGTTCCTGCCCGTTCAATTAATGCAGGCGGCGGCTACAATTCTGACAATGGTTTAGTAGGTACAATCAGTTACAAAGATCGTAACTTTAGTGGCATTAATCAACAGTTGGGTGTAAGTATACAAGCAGGTAGCCGCGACTTGCAATTTGATACCAGCTTTAGCAATCCCTTTAATCCCAGTGATCCCAACAAACTAGGATATACAATTAATGCCTTTCGTCGTCGCGGTTTTTCACAAACCTTTGACGAAGATATTAAATTACCCAATGGTGACTCAGTACGTCAAGGACAGTTTGGTGGTGGTATTACATTTAGCAAACCAATAGATCAATGGCAAACATCATTAGGTTTGAATTATACCCGCACCAGTATACGCGATCGCTCTGGTGAGATTTCTCCCGTAGATTCCAAAGGCAACCAGCTAACTTTTAGTAACACTGGTATTGATGACTTAGTAACATTATCTGCGGGTGTCGTTAGAGATCAACGTAACAACCCCGTTAGCCCCACCCAAGGCTCAGTATTTAGTTTAACCACAGAACAATCTATTCCTGTCGGCAGCGGTAACATCTTAATGAACCGTATTGAAGGTAACTATAGCCAGTACATCCCCGCAGGTTTAATCAATGCAGGTAAAGACAAGCAAGATGTCCTAGCTTTTAACATCCAAGGTGGTACTACAATTGGTGATTTACCACCCTACCAAGCCTTTAACATTGGTGGAATTAACTCAGTGCGCGGTTATCAAAATGGTGACGTTGCTAGTGGACGCAGTTTTGTCCTAGCCTCAGCAGAATACCGTTTCCCAGTTTTCTCAGTTATCGGCGGTGTCTTATTTGCTGACTATGGTACAGATTTAGGCTCTAGCGATAGTGTACCAGGACAACCAGGGGTTGATCGTGGTAAACCTGGCAATGGCTTTGGTTATGGTGCTGGGATGCGCGTTAACTCACCAATTGGATTAATTCGCGCCGACTTTGGCATCAACGATCAAGGGCAAAGTAAAATACAATTTGGTATCGGGCAACGCTTCTAAATAAAGTATGAAGTATGAGGTATTTTTTCTAATTCATACTTTATAATTCATATTTTTAATGATGAAATCCCAAGTAACCAAAAAATTACAAAATGGTAAATATAGCCTAGAACAAGTTCTAGGGCAGGGCGGCTTTGGCATTACCTATAAAGCCATACATCACTATTTGAAACAGCCAGTAGTGATCAAAACCCTCAACGAGT
The genomic region above belongs to Oculatellaceae cyanobacterium and contains:
- a CDS encoding BamA/TamA family outer membrane protein, which encodes MRFPVVAIYTLVALTTCGLPLQAFAQPNTNQKPASDYVVPVDETTAPVNAISNSPSVVVPAAATPTSSSTLVQAQTPAQLTPPPVNVPSTSTKPSTQKDVQVTATDVQVVGAANELQQFIKNTITTKSGSATSKSQIDRDVAALLATGSFTDVRATTQTTPAGIKVVYQVQPIVVRSLQLSGAKVLTPAVANDLFKSQLGATINPALIRQSIEQLQQWYAKNGYVLAQVATVRPSNQGVILIEVAEGVVGDVNFRFLDKDSKPIAGRTKTDFLTSKLQVKPGEVFQVNVARTDLQSLYKLGLFEKVDIALTGDATKANVTYDLTEVPARSINAGGGYNSDNGLVGTISYKDRNFSGINQQLGVSIQAGSRDLQFDTSFSNPFNPSDPNKLGYTINAFRRRGFSQTFDEDIKLPNGDSVRQGQFGGGITFSKPIDQWQTSLGLNYTRTSIRDRSGEISPVDSKGNQLTFSNTGIDDLVTLSAGVVRDQRNNPVSPTQGSVFSLTTEQSIPVGSGNILMNRIEGNYSQYIPAGLINAGKDKQDVLAFNIQGGTTIGDLPPYQAFNIGGINSVRGYQNGDVASGRSFVLASAEYRFPVFSVIGGVLFADYGTDLGSSDSVPGQPGVDRGKPGNGFGYGAGMRVNSPIGLIRADFGINDQGQSKIQFGIGQRF